In one Kwoniella botswanensis chromosome 3, complete sequence genomic region, the following are encoded:
- a CDS encoding DNA-directed RNA polymerase I, II, and III subunit rpabc5, translating to MSLDMDAYDLCAVVDIIPVRCFSCGKVIGNLWDSYLELLAAGVDEGDALDRLQLKRYCCRRMVLTHVDLIEKLLMYNPLSRDR from the exons ATGAGCTTGGACATGGACGCGTATGATTTGTGTGCTGTTGTTGAC ATCATCCCCGTTAGGTGCTTCTCGTGTGGTAAAGTGATAGGAAATTTATGGGACAGTTATCTGGAGTTATTAGCTGCCGGGGTGGATGAAGG TGATGCGTTGGATAGACTTCAATT GAAACGTTATTGTTGTCGAAGAATGGTTTTGACCCATG TCGACCTCATCGAGAAGCTGTTGATGTACAATC CACTCTCGCGAGATCGATAA